GCACGGTGTTGCCGTAACCCGAAACCACATCCACCGCCAGCACCCGGCCAGCAAGGGCCGCCAAGACCGGGGTGCCTGATGGGGCCGCCAGATCAACGCCGGTGTGCATCCGCCAGGCAGCCCTTGCGGTGGAATAGCGCCAACCCCAGGGGTCCATCGATTCGGCCATTTGGCCGAGGGGATAGGCAAGGTTCAGGTTTGGCTCCACGGCGCTGCCCAGGGATGGCTCCGGCAGGGATCCCAGGGCAATCACATCAGCTACGGAAACACTGCTGGGCACCAGTGCTGGACCAATGGCGGCCTGGCTGGGGGCGGTTTGGGAGGGGGCGGTTTCGGC
This genomic interval from Cyanobium sp. WAJ14-Wanaka contains the following:
- a CDS encoding M23 family metallopeptidase, producing the protein MPLLAMPLVAMPLVAIGALLPDQVRAQVQAETAPSQTAPSQAAIGPALVPSSVSVADVIALGSLPEPSLGSAVEPNLNLAYPLGQMAESMDPWGWRYSTARAAWRMHTGVDLAAPSGTPVLAALAGRVLAVDVVSGYGNTVLLDHGQGVQTLYAHLQQASVRPGDWLEQGEGLGAVGMTGSASGPHLHFELRHRGPVLRALDPTPHLPPLMAPPVLAAR